From the genome of Phoenix dactylifera cultivar Barhee BC4 unplaced genomic scaffold, palm_55x_up_171113_PBpolish2nd_filt_p 001967F, whole genome shotgun sequence, one region includes:
- the LOC120109267 gene encoding serine/threonine-protein kinase CTR1-like has product MEMPGRRSSYSLLSQFPDDPPPPKFESPPSDKSRGRSPFDWPLPSDSIVAGDHRAVRIGPSAFPSVGLQRQSSGSSYGESSLSGDYYLPTTLSSITATIDEDAFNRIATAGEARAKEGAEVTGSSSSSKSWAQQAEETYQLQLALALRLCSESACASYPNFLDAGDQMVPAERASAESMSHRFWN; this is encoded by the exons ATGGAAATGCCCGGGAGGAGATCCAGCTACTCCCTCCTCAGCCAATTTCCGGACGACCCGCCGCCCCCCAAATTCGAGTCGCCGCCGTCCGACAAGAGCCGCGGCCGATCCCCCTTCGATTGGCCATTACCATCGGACTCCATCGTTGCCGGCGACCACCGCGCTGTGAGGATCGGGCCGTCGGCGTTTCCTTCGGTGGGGCTACAAAGGCAATCCAGCGGAAGCAGCTACGGGGAGAGCTCGCTGTCAGGGGATTATTACCTCCCCACTACGCTCTCATCGATCACGGCCACCATCGACGAGGATGCCTTCAATCGGATCGCGACCGCTGGAGAGGCACGGGCGAAGGAGGGGGCGGAGGTGACCGGGTCGTCATCATCATCCAAAAGCTGGGCGCAGCAGGCCGAGGAGACGTACCAGCTCCAGCTCGCTCTGGCTCTTCGGCTCTGCTCGGAGTCAGCCTGCGCCAGCTATCCGAATTTCTTGGATGCTGGTGATCAGATGGTCCCAGCAGAGCGTGCCTCGGCGGAGTCCATGTCCCATCGTTTCTGG AATTAA